A region of Fibrobacter sp. UWT2 DNA encodes the following proteins:
- a CDS encoding RNA 2'-phosphotransferase: protein MSINYTELSKEISYALRHAPWEYELELDAEGFVPIEQLLFALNESEKYERNIDLTDLEHIIKISEKKRHEIVANKIRALYGHSVPQMIKKIAGTPPAILYHGTTHRALKSILNEGLKPMRRQYVHLSIDTDMATQVGKRRDSTPIILQIDTVKAEDAGVHFYIGNERVWLCDFIPADTLTILR, encoded by the coding sequence ATGTCCATAAACTATACAGAACTGTCCAAGGAAATTTCCTACGCACTGCGCCATGCTCCTTGGGAATACGAGCTCGAATTGGACGCCGAAGGTTTCGTTCCTATTGAACAATTGTTATTCGCCCTAAACGAATCGGAGAAATACGAGCGCAACATTGATTTGACGGATCTTGAACACATCATTAAAATTTCTGAAAAGAAACGTCATGAAATTGTTGCTAACAAGATTAGAGCATTGTATGGACATTCCGTTCCTCAAATGATCAAGAAAATCGCAGGAACTCCACCAGCAATTCTGTATCACGGAACGACACACAGGGCCCTGAAATCTATCCTTAATGAAGGTCTCAAACCAATGCGTCGTCAATATGTCCATCTTTCCATAGACACAGACATGGCTACGCAAGTTGGTAAGAGACGGGATTCCACACCTATTATTTTACAAATTGATACGGTGAAAGCTGAAGATGCAGGCGTACATTTTTACATTGGGAATGAAAGAGTATGGTTGTGCGATTTTATTCCAGCAGATACTTTAACAATATTGCGATAA
- a CDS encoding DUF4417 domain-containing protein, translated as MKFYKATIDDGFNPELVKNARFDGLFEVPALDKPKSIIIPNGITPFSRRNEKPTNKEALGFFENDIKFADVIRDPEKYINEFRQFPVVLPPDCSLYRDAPLYAQLLNVVRNRIIGHYFQSRGLNVYPFVRWGNEETYTNCKLPEAIAFAGVPKDSIIVISTYGCIKSKGDKYHFEAGLHECLQTLTPRIVLVHGAMPNKVFEHYLKYAEFHQYPDWITRKKGGKNG; from the coding sequence ATGAAATTTTACAAAGCCACCATAGACGACGGTTTCAATCCGGAACTGGTAAAAAATGCCCGTTTTGATGGGCTATTCGAAGTTCCGGCACTTGACAAGCCCAAATCTATCATCATCCCAAACGGAATCACCCCCTTCAGTCGACGAAATGAAAAGCCTACAAATAAAGAAGCTCTAGGTTTCTTTGAAAACGACATCAAGTTTGCAGATGTAATTCGCGATCCGGAAAAATACATTAACGAATTCCGGCAGTTTCCCGTGGTCCTCCCACCAGACTGTTCATTGTATAGAGACGCGCCTCTCTACGCACAATTACTGAATGTGGTTCGCAATAGAATCATTGGTCACTATTTCCAGTCCCGCGGCCTAAATGTTTATCCGTTTGTTCGATGGGGTAACGAAGAAACCTACACCAATTGTAAGCTACCCGAAGCAATCGCATTTGCCGGAGTTCCAAAGGACAGCATTATCGTCATCAGCACCTATGGCTGTATCAAGTCTAAAGGTGACAAATATCATTTCGAAGCCGGGTTGCATGAATGCCTGCAAACACTCACACCCAGAATCGTTCTTGTTCACGGAGCAATGCCAAACAAGGTATTTGAACACTACCTGAAATATGCAGAATTTCATCAATATCCTGATTGGATTACTCGCAAGAAAGGAGGCAAAAATGGGTAG
- a CDS encoding ABC-three component system protein, whose translation MDFSLFAQLLKPLLGKGLNQDEFVQSLFYAIVVFPNSESFVDPLENVKYSMYRLYFSGSRRINEIAYKICNYADREIFRDYVLKQNDEVQTQLCNAFKPYIRISKRNVPEKLADLFYEIIFNASKEKGKRKRIPKMKSNKFADTSEDVLQIKESLGEIIKELVKTGTNPKESERLKMHAVCVSNKITDSSILCESVTHYAVVYFKTIRKLFRNVSKSNSIDFDDVATAVKFEYKKLKNKGLSQDEIYNAMVQWICTKTNSTNITACSVIVSFFVQDCEVFDVVAK comes from the coding sequence ATGGATTTTTCACTATTTGCTCAATTATTAAAACCGCTTTTAGGTAAAGGCCTGAATCAAGACGAGTTTGTTCAAAGCCTGTTCTATGCGATAGTAGTTTTTCCGAATAGTGAGAGCTTTGTTGATCCTCTAGAGAATGTCAAATATTCTATGTACCGTTTATACTTTTCTGGAAGTCGTCGAATCAATGAAATTGCGTATAAAATATGCAATTATGCTGATCGAGAAATTTTCAGGGATTATGTTTTGAAGCAGAATGATGAGGTCCAAACGCAGCTGTGTAACGCGTTTAAGCCTTATATTCGGATTTCGAAGAGAAATGTACCTGAAAAATTAGCAGATTTGTTTTATGAAATAATTTTCAACGCATCAAAAGAAAAGGGAAAACGGAAGAGAATCCCAAAGATGAAATCTAATAAGTTTGCTGATACATCAGAGGATGTTTTGCAAATTAAAGAATCTCTTGGTGAAATTATAAAGGAATTAGTTAAAACTGGCACAAACCCTAAAGAAAGTGAACGCCTGAAAATGCATGCTGTTTGTGTTTCAAACAAAATAACAGATAGTTCTATTTTATGTGAATCGGTTACGCATTATGCTGTTGTTTACTTCAAAACCATTAGAAAACTTTTTAGGAATGTGTCAAAATCAAATAGTATTGATTTTGATGATGTTGCGACTGCTGTAAAATTTGAATATAAAAAATTGAAAAATAAGGGTTTATCTCAGGACGAAATCTACAATGCAATGGTTCAGTGGATTTGCACCAAAACGAATTCTACAAATATTACGGCTTGTTCCGTAATAGTCTCTTTCTTTGTTCAAGATTGTGAGGTGTTTGATGTTGTTGCCAAATAA
- a CDS encoding ABC-three component system middle component 7 — MLLPNKLCTYQESSLPYFIAILGELKNASMMPSELYERVLKKDKKIDLLEFVEILDSLFALGKVEIDLMTGALKYAD; from the coding sequence ATGTTGTTGCCAAATAAACTTTGTACATATCAAGAAAGTTCTCTACCTTACTTTATTGCGATTTTAGGGGAACTCAAGAATGCTTCGATGATGCCAAGTGAGCTTTATGAAAGGGTTTTGAAGAAAGACAAAAAAATTGATTTACTGGAATTTGTAGAAATTCTAGATAGTCTTTTTGCTTTGGGAAAAGTTGAAATTGATTTGATGACAGGGGCTTTGAAATATGCTGACTAG
- a CDS encoding DUF2326 domain-containing protein, translated as MLTRIECDKFLDDGKGREPIVFHSGLNVILGGSKADNAVGKSTFLLVLDFVFGGDSYVKSNKMLFERVGHHEIKFEFEFSGEKYFFSRSTQKDKSKIVKRFVGENVEELSIVDYKKLLQRLYSIQNEGLSFRDLVGTFTRAVGKYNADYRNPMRSAKGETGEKCVRRLLRMFNAYGPIESALKEEKIAEEKKAIMQKAVKYDIISKIPSKTECEKNQKELLRLERELETLKVENELGILDGKSIDAKRIIELRNEKSRLLSKKFKLHNKLESLKENKERPQTLKSLEKLQDFFPSVNVKKIEEIESFHKSLCSALKSETEEVESAIVDELEKIEDQIQKNEDEIISLNAPENVSSKVVRRLVDCEMKIEKLKKLTQQYEMKQELETAKCEIEANLENLQKSIFPGIESQINDRVAELNRLIKGSEDTPPKITIESLKKYVYENEKNDSTGAMVRYQNLFDFTMLEKTSLPFFVQDSADLKQVEDDSFLKIIDLYATTSKQIFIAIDKTESYTTDGNLPKNIEDNIVLRLSKGHELFGFSWSKEKTSGQ; from the coding sequence ATGCTGACTAGAATAGAGTGTGATAAATTTTTAGATGATGGAAAAGGTCGCGAACCCATCGTATTCCACTCGGGTTTGAATGTGATTTTAGGAGGTTCAAAAGCCGACAATGCTGTCGGAAAATCAACATTTTTGCTTGTACTTGACTTTGTTTTTGGGGGTGATTCCTATGTCAAATCAAATAAGATGCTTTTTGAAAGAGTCGGACATCATGAAATCAAGTTTGAATTTGAATTTAGTGGCGAAAAGTATTTTTTCTCTCGCTCAACGCAAAAGGACAAATCAAAAATTGTAAAAAGATTTGTTGGCGAAAATGTTGAAGAGTTGTCTATTGTTGACTATAAAAAACTCTTGCAACGACTTTATTCAATTCAAAATGAAGGGCTATCGTTTAGAGATTTGGTTGGAACTTTCACAAGGGCTGTTGGAAAGTACAATGCTGATTACAGAAATCCGATGCGCTCGGCAAAGGGGGAAACTGGGGAAAAATGTGTTCGTCGTCTTCTTAGAATGTTTAATGCGTATGGACCGATTGAGTCTGCATTGAAAGAAGAAAAAATTGCCGAAGAAAAAAAGGCGATTATGCAAAAAGCGGTAAAATACGACATAATCTCAAAGATTCCCTCAAAAACAGAATGCGAAAAAAATCAAAAAGAATTACTTCGCCTTGAACGAGAGCTAGAGACATTGAAGGTAGAAAATGAATTGGGAATATTAGATGGGAAAAGTATTGATGCAAAACGGATAATTGAACTTCGTAATGAAAAGTCTAGACTTCTGTCCAAGAAATTCAAATTACACAATAAGCTTGAATCACTGAAAGAAAATAAAGAACGCCCGCAAACACTGAAATCACTAGAAAAACTTCAAGATTTTTTTCCTTCTGTGAATGTAAAAAAGATTGAGGAAATAGAATCATTTCACAAAAGTCTTTGTAGTGCTTTGAAATCAGAAACGGAAGAAGTTGAATCAGCAATTGTTGATGAATTGGAAAAAATTGAAGATCAGATTCAAAAAAATGAGGATGAAATTATATCCTTAAATGCTCCTGAAAATGTTTCATCAAAGGTTGTAAGACGGTTGGTTGATTGTGAAATGAAAATTGAAAAATTGAAAAAGCTGACCCAACAATATGAAATGAAGCAGGAATTGGAAACCGCTAAGTGCGAAATTGAGGCGAACCTTGAAAATCTTCAAAAGAGTATTTTTCCTGGGATAGAAAGTCAGATTAACGATCGCGTTGCTGAATTGAACCGATTGATAAAGGGAAGCGAAGATACTCCACCTAAAATTACTATTGAATCTTTAAAAAAATATGTGTATGAAAACGAAAAAAATGATAGTACTGGAGCAATGGTAAGATACCAGAATCTCTTCGACTTTACGATGCTTGAAAAAACATCTTTGCCTTTTTTTGTTCAAGACTCGGCGGACTTGAAGCAAGTGGAAGATGATTCCTTCCTAAAGATCATTGACTTGTACGCAACAACGTCAAAACAAATTTTTATTGCTATTGATAAAACCGAATCCTACACAACGGACGGAAACTTACCGAAGAATATTGAGGATAATATTGTGCTAAGACTTTCCAAGGGTCATGAACTATTTGGCTTTAGCTGGAGTAAAGAAAAAACTTCTGGACAATAG